A stretch of Aureispira sp. CCB-E DNA encodes these proteins:
- a CDS encoding translation initiation factor, producing MAKKKKKLNFYSTDPEMEWFDDEDNEVDTLPSQQQKLRVMRDRKQRKGKEVTLVTGFVGTEEDLKDLGKTLKSKCGVGGSTKDNEIILQGNWVEKVVDLLKNMGYSQTKRVGG from the coding sequence ATGGCAAAGAAAAAGAAAAAGCTCAATTTTTACTCTACTGACCCTGAAATGGAATGGTTTGATGATGAAGACAATGAGGTTGATACCCTCCCCTCCCAACAACAAAAACTTCGGGTTATGCGAGATCGCAAACAACGCAAAGGAAAAGAAGTGACGCTTGTAACAGGTTTTGTAGGTACAGAAGAAGATTTAAAAGACTTGGGAAAAACCTTAAAATCTAAATGTGGTGTAGGTGGTAGTACCAAAGACAATGAAATTATCTTGCAAGGCAACTGGGTTGAAAAAGTTGTTGATTTGCTTAAAAATATGGGCTACTCTCAAACCAAACGAGTAGGAGGCTAA
- a CDS encoding DUF5686 and carboxypeptidase-like regulatory domain-containing protein, whose translation MKNTILTLSLFLFFSTLNFAQTITITGSVIDDDTEEAMPFCNVYVYGTSTGVTTDIDGNYIIQFDISEGDTLATNSLGYIDVLKPIDSTKSEQVINFRMKSSSIDMGLDITVVAGENPANEIIRQINKHKPQNDLEGVVASYETEQYTKVELDLVNITKDMKDMKIFKKLQFIFDNIDTVSDVKPFLPAYVAESISDVYYVQGKEKKEMLKAQRVSGVKNQTVVEFIGSMNQEYNIYDNTIKILGKEFISPFSNVGLTFYEYYIMDSTQVKGQWSYKLKFKPKDKSGNTFYGDFWVSMEDYALLLVNMRMNPGANVNLVNRIIIYQEYDRYKEKYWIPLKQKTVIDFAMTKKDKGLGIIGRKTVSFKDFKIDQNETEQTFQEKDPEDIRYDELAKADTFWTQNRHEELSKNEKGVYKMVDSVQNIPLFKTIAEIATIVVNGYKDIGPIKIGPYSKLFTWNDVEGVRLSLGVGTSNKLSKKFQIYGYVGYGFKDKRWKYGGNTQYVFNRYRRSAIGASFFNDATFENRSSEERKTQSLFAGWLRRAIPQKMMYVQEGKVWFHHTWKKGFSNRLAVMHRRLNPVGHENTRFGGLNFKFLQENAENGSVDTITQIRSTEMVFKTRFAYKERKISGPFKDLSLGSKFPIVSLDYTLGVKGILQSQFNFHKVRLGIKHWFFTSPVGWVEYELEVGKIFSATALPYLLLEVHPGNEAYFYNKTSFNSMNSFEFVSDFFVHARIEHHWDGFILNRIKFIRDYLKWRLVTAARASWGTLSAKHEKANHLNHYDRSIKRSKDRQRPFTEGPFYGTFDKGPYTEVSIGIENILQFIRVDALWRINYLDNRDAQRFSVRVTLNFTF comes from the coding sequence ATGAAAAACACAATTCTAACGCTTAGCTTATTTTTATTTTTTTCTACCCTAAATTTTGCACAGACTATTACAATCACCGGGTCTGTTATTGATGACGATACAGAAGAAGCAATGCCTTTCTGCAACGTATATGTATACGGTACTAGCACGGGGGTTACAACTGACATTGATGGCAATTATATCATTCAATTTGATATCTCAGAGGGAGATACCTTGGCTACTAATTCGCTAGGTTATATAGATGTTTTGAAACCAATAGACAGTACCAAGAGTGAACAGGTGATTAACTTTAGAATGAAATCTAGTAGCATAGACATGGGGCTAGATATTACCGTTGTTGCTGGTGAAAATCCTGCAAATGAAATCATTCGCCAAATCAATAAACACAAACCTCAAAATGATTTGGAAGGAGTGGTTGCTTCTTACGAAACGGAACAATACACCAAAGTTGAATTGGACTTGGTAAATATTACTAAGGACATGAAAGATATGAAAATCTTTAAAAAACTTCAATTCATTTTTGACAATATCGATACCGTTTCTGATGTTAAACCCTTTTTGCCTGCTTATGTTGCAGAAAGCATTTCTGATGTGTATTATGTTCAGGGCAAAGAAAAGAAAGAGATGTTGAAAGCACAACGTGTCTCTGGTGTTAAAAATCAAACTGTTGTAGAGTTTATTGGTAGCATGAATCAAGAGTACAACATTTATGACAACACTATAAAGATATTAGGTAAAGAGTTTATCAGTCCGTTTTCAAATGTAGGCCTAACTTTTTATGAATACTATATCATGGATAGTACTCAAGTCAAAGGACAATGGAGTTACAAACTGAAATTTAAACCAAAAGACAAAAGCGGCAATACATTTTACGGTGACTTTTGGGTTTCTATGGAGGACTATGCCTTGCTTCTCGTAAATATGCGTATGAATCCAGGGGCAAACGTCAACCTTGTTAATCGAATTATCATTTATCAAGAATACGATCGTTATAAAGAAAAATACTGGATTCCACTCAAACAAAAAACGGTCATTGATTTTGCAATGACTAAAAAAGACAAAGGTCTTGGTATTATTGGTCGAAAAACCGTTTCTTTTAAAGATTTTAAAATCGACCAAAACGAAACAGAACAAACGTTTCAAGAAAAAGATCCCGAAGATATTCGTTATGACGAATTAGCCAAAGCGGATACATTTTGGACTCAAAACCGACACGAAGAACTTTCTAAGAATGAAAAAGGCGTGTATAAGATGGTAGATAGTGTTCAAAATATTCCTTTGTTCAAAACCATCGCTGAAATTGCAACCATTGTTGTTAATGGTTATAAAGATATTGGTCCTATCAAAATTGGTCCCTATTCAAAACTCTTTACTTGGAACGATGTAGAGGGGGTGCGCTTAAGTTTGGGAGTTGGAACAAGCAATAAATTGAGCAAAAAATTCCAAATCTATGGTTATGTAGGTTATGGTTTTAAAGACAAACGATGGAAATATGGAGGCAATACCCAATATGTATTCAATCGTTACCGAAGGTCTGCTATTGGTGCCAGTTTTTTTAATGATGCTACTTTTGAAAATAGAAGTTCAGAAGAACGCAAAACCCAAAGTTTGTTTGCGGGATGGTTGCGACGGGCGATTCCTCAAAAAATGATGTATGTCCAAGAAGGAAAAGTTTGGTTTCACCACACTTGGAAAAAAGGTTTTTCTAATCGCTTAGCAGTCATGCACCGTCGCCTAAATCCTGTTGGACATGAAAACACTAGATTTGGAGGACTTAATTTTAAGTTTTTGCAGGAAAATGCAGAGAATGGTTCGGTAGATACGATTACCCAAATTCGCTCAACAGAAATGGTTTTCAAAACCCGTTTCGCTTACAAAGAGCGCAAAATTTCGGGTCCTTTCAAAGATTTGAGTCTTGGCTCTAAATTTCCAATTGTTAGCTTGGATTACACCTTGGGCGTAAAAGGCATTTTACAATCTCAATTTAATTTTCACAAAGTCAGACTAGGCATTAAGCATTGGTTTTTTACAAGTCCTGTCGGGTGGGTTGAATACGAGTTGGAGGTTGGCAAAATATTTAGTGCTACTGCGCTCCCCTACCTTTTGTTGGAAGTACATCCTGGTAATGAGGCTTATTTTTACAACAAAACCTCTTTTAACAGCATGAATAGCTTTGAATTTGTAAGTGATTTCTTTGTTCATGCTAGAATTGAGCACCATTGGGATGGTTTTATCTTAAATCGTATTAAATTTATACGTGATTACTTAAAATGGCGTTTGGTTACAGCTGCTCGTGCCAGTTGGGGGACTTTGTCTGCCAAGCATGAAAAAGCCAATCACTTGAATCACTACGACAGAAGTATTAAGCGTTCTAAAGATCGCCAACGTCCTTTCACAGAAGGTCCTTTTTACGGCACGTTTGATAAGGGTCCCTATACCGAAGTAAGTATTGGTATTGAAAATATTTTGCAGTTCATACGCGTAGATGCTTTGTGGAGAATTAACTACTTAGATAATAGAGATGCCCAACGTTTTTCTGTTCGTGTGACATTGAATTTTACGTTTTAA
- a CDS encoding DUF1599 domain-containing protein has protein sequence MPNHTFEQYLNETKTCRTLFLNKNKDYGTAWRILRPSSLTDQLFIKAKRIREIEIKGSMKVDEGVKSEYIGLVNYCIMALIQLELPEDAPLELSEEQVIALYDKHHEATFELMKKKNHDYGEAWRDMRRSSLTDLILMKIFRVKQIEDNKGATLVSEGLDANYQDIINYAVFALIKIAEEGE, from the coding sequence GTGCCTAATCATACATTTGAACAATACCTAAATGAGACAAAAACTTGTCGCACACTTTTCTTAAATAAAAACAAGGATTATGGAACCGCATGGCGTATTTTGCGTCCTTCCTCTTTGACCGATCAGCTATTTATTAAAGCAAAACGTATTCGAGAAATCGAAATAAAAGGTTCTATGAAAGTAGACGAAGGTGTGAAAAGTGAGTATATTGGTTTGGTAAATTATTGCATTATGGCATTAATTCAACTGGAGTTGCCAGAGGATGCTCCGTTGGAGTTGTCAGAAGAACAGGTGATTGCTTTGTATGACAAGCATCATGAGGCTACGTTTGAGCTCATGAAAAAAAAGAACCATGATTATGGAGAAGCTTGGAGAGATATGCGTAGAAGTTCTTTGACTGATTTAATTTTAATGAAAATCTTCCGAGTGAAACAAATCGAAGATAATAAGGGAGCTACTTTGGTTTCGGAAGGTTTAGATGCAAATTATCAAGACATCATTAATTATGCTGTTTTTGCCCTTATAAAAATAGCTGAAGAAGGGGAGTAG
- the xseB gene encoding exodeoxyribonuclease VII small subunit, which yields MFEDDENLDKAAKSAASNSYEETLEQLQEILKNIENQGNEIGGLLQNVEQANALVQQCRDQLRGIENRVNNIL from the coding sequence ATGTTTGAAGATGACGAAAATCTAGATAAAGCTGCAAAAAGCGCAGCCTCTAATTCATACGAAGAAACATTGGAGCAGTTGCAAGAAATCTTGAAAAATATTGAAAATCAAGGAAATGAGATCGGAGGACTGTTGCAAAATGTGGAGCAAGCCAATGCTTTGGTGCAGCAGTGTAGAGACCAATTGAGAGGAATCGAAAACCGTGTAAATAATATTTTATAG
- a CDS encoding ferredoxin--NADP reductase — protein sequence MADTNFYKLKVKGVQTDTDNAVVLSFDVPNNLKETFQYKHGQYLTLKFMFRGKQERRAYSLCSSPSMDKDLKIGVKRVFKGLVSNHINDNVTVGTEIEVMPPQGHFNTELNPNQSKDYFLLCSGSGVTPMLSILKTILEEEPKSQVCLLYGNRNEDTIMFKAELEQLEKRYAGQLNVIHTLSKPKERKEGGIFGLFAKKVVDWDGMKGRIDAKTIKEVYTKYHRGNTPVETFMCGPEGMMRTAEDTFKVLGVDDKNIHIEWFVVEDKVTDGIGNSNGAKAIVTMNGKKIELKLQPNESILDGLLRIDEDPPYSCMSGACSTCVCKIVSGDAEMERCLALSDDEVKNGYLLSCSAIPTTDEIEVNFDV from the coding sequence ATGGCTGATACTAATTTTTATAAGCTAAAAGTAAAAGGCGTTCAAACAGACACAGACAATGCTGTTGTGCTTAGTTTTGACGTTCCTAATAATTTAAAAGAAACATTTCAATATAAACATGGGCAATATTTGACTTTGAAATTTATGTTCAGAGGCAAGCAAGAACGTAGAGCTTACTCGCTTTGTTCTAGCCCTAGCATGGATAAAGATTTAAAAATCGGTGTAAAACGTGTCTTTAAAGGATTGGTTTCTAATCATATCAATGACAATGTTACGGTTGGTACAGAAATCGAAGTAATGCCTCCGCAAGGGCATTTTAACACTGAATTGAATCCCAACCAGTCTAAAGACTACTTCTTGTTGTGTTCTGGTTCTGGAGTTACTCCTATGCTTTCTATTCTAAAAACGATTCTTGAAGAGGAACCTAAAAGTCAGGTCTGCCTTTTGTACGGGAATAGAAATGAAGATACGATTATGTTCAAAGCAGAGTTGGAACAATTGGAAAAACGTTATGCAGGGCAGTTAAACGTTATCCATACCCTTTCAAAACCCAAAGAGCGTAAAGAAGGTGGTATCTTTGGTTTGTTTGCTAAAAAAGTGGTAGACTGGGATGGCATGAAAGGTCGTATTGATGCCAAAACAATCAAAGAGGTTTATACCAAATATCATCGTGGCAATACTCCTGTAGAAACATTTATGTGTGGTCCTGAAGGAATGATGCGTACAGCTGAAGATACATTCAAAGTATTGGGTGTTGATGATAAAAACATTCACATTGAATGGTTTGTCGTAGAAGATAAAGTAACTGATGGCATTGGGAATAGCAATGGTGCCAAAGCAATTGTTACCATGAATGGCAAAAAAATCGAATTAAAACTTCAACCCAACGAATCTATCTTAGATGGTTTGTTACGCATAGACGAAGACCCACCTTATTCTTGTATGAGTGGTGCTTGTTCTACTTGTGTGTGTAAAATCGTTAGTGGAGATGCTGAAATGGAGCGTTGCTTAGCGTTGAGTGATGATGAGGTCAAAAATGGCTATTTGTTGAGTTGTTCGGCGATTCCTACTACAGATGAAATTGAAGTAAACTTTGACGTTTAG
- a CDS encoding TlpA disulfide reductase family protein, producing MRILLFSFVVICNWTLLSAQQANTLLTGTVLNDSIGEVILEINKRYINNTVEEYSAALNATQNFGIACRIEIPQLVTLRYGDQQCQLFLEPNDSLHVKFDSRTFPEKISFGQRGKDNNSLWQNYQKQFPKDPVIFNYRQYRKGIHYYKIHEDLDKIMQQTPPTEFVYLLKTERQKKESMYLLFKEDPDKKLTEEFKTFLQTEFDYDQWLKLLIYGDVYQGRHRLDTSFLSFLDTALVLNDLSLGNEHYRDFITAFVHYRCRYKANTYESIYTQLYHYSKNYLTGRTKYFTMAQFLATALRKDNPTAILPIYEDFIKENPYYELDKVVLDPFQKANQFAAGTTAPDFALKNAQDEVVQLSKLKGKVIYLDFWASWCRPCMQKIEALQALKTQFTDKEVVFLHVSLDRSPQTWKKTLEEKQFSGQHLFFDPSRSNITDDYEVLSVPKFFLITKKGNFAFTPSSFDSKELELALLKLLQN from the coding sequence ATGCGTATTTTGCTTTTTTCTTTTGTTGTTATTTGTAACTGGACATTGCTTTCAGCACAACAAGCAAATACGCTTTTGACAGGAACGGTTCTTAACGATTCTATTGGCGAAGTAATTTTAGAAATTAACAAACGATACATCAACAACACTGTTGAAGAATACAGTGCTGCACTGAATGCGACTCAAAACTTTGGGATTGCCTGCCGCATCGAAATTCCACAGTTGGTTACACTCCGTTATGGAGATCAACAGTGCCAATTGTTTTTAGAACCCAACGATTCTCTTCACGTAAAATTTGACAGTCGAACCTTTCCTGAAAAGATTAGCTTTGGACAGCGAGGAAAAGACAACAATAGCTTGTGGCAAAATTATCAAAAACAATTTCCTAAAGATCCTGTTATTTTCAATTACCGCCAGTACAGAAAAGGAATTCACTACTATAAGATTCACGAAGATTTGGACAAAATAATGCAGCAAACGCCACCAACTGAATTTGTCTACCTCTTAAAAACAGAACGACAAAAGAAGGAATCTATGTACTTGCTTTTTAAGGAAGACCCTGATAAGAAGTTAACAGAGGAATTTAAAACGTTTTTGCAAACTGAATTTGATTATGACCAATGGCTAAAGTTGTTGATATATGGAGATGTCTATCAAGGTAGGCATCGTTTAGACACTAGCTTTTTGAGCTTCTTAGATACGGCACTAGTCTTGAATGATTTATCGTTGGGCAACGAACACTATCGAGATTTCATTACCGCATTTGTTCATTACCGCTGCCGCTACAAAGCCAATACCTATGAAAGTATTTACACGCAATTATACCATTACAGCAAAAATTACTTAACAGGACGAACAAAGTATTTTACGATGGCACAATTTCTAGCAACAGCTTTGCGCAAGGATAATCCAACAGCTATTTTGCCCATCTACGAAGATTTTATAAAAGAAAATCCTTATTACGAATTGGATAAGGTCGTCTTAGATCCCTTTCAAAAAGCCAATCAGTTTGCAGCAGGAACAACTGCTCCCGATTTTGCCTTAAAAAATGCTCAAGATGAAGTCGTCCAATTGTCAAAACTCAAAGGCAAAGTAATTTATTTGGACTTCTGGGCATCTTGGTGTCGCCCCTGTATGCAAAAAATAGAGGCACTACAAGCTCTAAAGACACAGTTTACAGATAAAGAAGTAGTATTCTTGCACGTTTCATTGGATCGCTCTCCTCAAACTTGGAAAAAAACATTAGAAGAGAAACAATTTAGTGGACAACATTTATTTTTTGATCCTAGTCGTTCTAACATTACGGATGATTATGAAGTCCTGTCAGTGCCCAAGTTCTTTTTAATTACCAAAAAAGGAAATTTTGCTTTTACCCCCAGTTCATTTGACTCTAAAGAATTGGAATTGGCTTTGCTAAAATTATTACAAAATTAG
- a CDS encoding MauE/DoxX family redox-associated membrane protein, giving the protein MTVYTLFLYIAIAAIALTATIGVGHSKLKEHAVIHPLQWFVQYFVGSLLIFSGLVKAVDPLGTAYKMQDYFTEFAAQGLPLMDLMHDNALPFSLIMLVLELVLGACLILGVGDRKTTWTTLSMMVFFTFLTGFNYLTGYTSKSEQIGILDFANWENFSDGNIRITDCGCFGDFLKLKPIETFVKDIIFTILSLFLVLNTNKLKELLPRDKKIASLNVRTIVVTLLIVLATWFCFQNFYFNKPMVDFRPFAEGTDLKAAKAACDADVAIVETVYTYENTETGEIQLINSAKIMEHAYLWEDKNAEGKAIWQVDKEKTQTKTIHEGCNSQIQYFRFDDVLNNPTYNFLVIGGDLDKANKEAFKQISGLAAKGEKEGYTTKALYYYTGKQTIDEFRHDVNGAYEFDTADDKLLKTIIRANPGLVLLKDGKVVKKWHHKHIPTYEEIKSLMN; this is encoded by the coding sequence ATGACAGTTTATACTCTATTTCTCTATATTGCGATTGCAGCAATAGCCTTAACTGCCACCATAGGTGTGGGACATTCAAAACTCAAAGAACATGCTGTTATCCATCCTTTACAGTGGTTTGTACAGTATTTTGTTGGTTCCTTACTGATTTTTTCAGGTTTGGTCAAAGCTGTAGACCCATTAGGAACAGCTTATAAGATGCAGGATTATTTTACCGAGTTTGCCGCACAAGGGCTTCCTTTGATGGATCTTATGCATGATAATGCTTTGCCATTTTCTCTAATTATGTTGGTATTGGAGTTGGTTTTAGGAGCTTGTTTAATTTTGGGAGTAGGAGACCGAAAAACTACTTGGACCACGCTAAGTATGATGGTGTTTTTTACTTTCTTGACAGGATTTAATTACTTGACAGGTTATACGTCCAAATCAGAACAAATTGGCATCTTAGATTTTGCAAACTGGGAGAATTTTAGCGATGGAAATATTCGTATTACAGATTGCGGCTGTTTTGGAGATTTTTTAAAATTAAAACCAATAGAGACCTTTGTAAAGGATATTATATTTACAATTTTATCGTTGTTTTTGGTTTTAAATACCAATAAGTTAAAAGAGCTGTTGCCAAGAGATAAAAAGATAGCTTCCTTGAATGTTAGAACAATTGTTGTGACTTTATTGATTGTTTTAGCAACTTGGTTCTGCTTCCAAAATTTCTATTTTAACAAACCAATGGTTGATTTTAGACCTTTTGCAGAAGGAACGGATTTAAAAGCAGCTAAAGCAGCTTGTGACGCAGATGTTGCTATTGTAGAAACGGTTTATACTTATGAGAATACAGAGACAGGAGAAATACAGTTGATCAATTCCGCCAAGATCATGGAGCATGCTTATTTGTGGGAGGATAAAAATGCGGAAGGGAAAGCCATTTGGCAGGTTGATAAAGAAAAAACACAAACCAAAACTATTCACGAAGGTTGTAATTCTCAGATTCAATACTTTAGATTTGACGATGTTTTGAATAACCCAACGTATAATTTCTTAGTAATTGGTGGCGATTTGGATAAAGCGAATAAAGAGGCGTTTAAGCAAATCAGTGGATTAGCTGCCAAGGGAGAAAAAGAAGGATATACAACCAAAGCATTATATTATTACACAGGCAAGCAGACTATAGATGAGTTTAGACACGATGTCAATGGAGCCTATGAGTTTGATACCGCAGATGATAAATTATTAAAGACAATTATTCGTGCTAATCCTGGTTTAGTGTTGCTCAAAGATGGTAAAGTTGTGAAAAAATGGCACCACAAGCACATTCCTACTTACGAAGAAATTAAGTCTTTGATGAATTAA
- a CDS encoding DUF2490 domain-containing protein produces the protein MKQFITLTFLLLPFFSFCQQSELGNWIIYLGNKKISPKWNWHHEVQYRNYNVIGDLEQLLLRTGIGYNLSENNNNILLGYGFIHSQNYLANTNDKEQVNEHRVFQQFITKQKFGRFNLQHRYRLEQRWVQNQPFKLRFRYFLSLNIPINNKEMTDKTVYAALYNEIFINSTQTFFDRNRLYAGVGFKLNQLIRFELGYMNQFFNNSSRDQINVIVFLSF, from the coding sequence ATGAAACAATTTATCACCTTAACATTTTTATTACTTCCCTTTTTTAGCTTTTGCCAACAAAGTGAACTTGGCAATTGGATTATCTACTTAGGAAATAAAAAAATTAGCCCTAAATGGAATTGGCACCACGAAGTTCAATACAGAAATTATAATGTCATTGGAGATTTAGAGCAGCTTCTTTTGCGCACAGGCATTGGCTATAACCTTAGTGAGAATAACAATAATATATTGCTTGGTTATGGATTTATCCACAGCCAAAACTATTTAGCAAATACAAACGACAAAGAACAAGTTAATGAACATAGGGTTTTTCAACAATTTATAACAAAGCAAAAATTTGGTCGATTCAACTTGCAGCATCGTTACAGGCTAGAACAACGCTGGGTACAAAATCAACCCTTCAAACTAAGGTTTCGATACTTTTTGTCTCTTAATATTCCTATCAATAATAAAGAAATGACCGATAAAACAGTCTATGCTGCTTTATACAATGAAATTTTCATCAATTCTACCCAAACTTTTTTTGATCGCAATAGATTATACGCAGGAGTTGGTTTTAAATTAAACCAGTTAATCCGATTTGAGCTAGGATACATGAATCAATTTTTTAACAATAGTAGTAGAGACCAGATCAATGTTATCGTATTCCTATCCTTTTAA